From Juglans regia cultivar Chandler chromosome 6, Walnut 2.0, whole genome shotgun sequence, the proteins below share one genomic window:
- the LOC109022059 gene encoding uncharacterized protein LOC109022059, with the protein MNAQRGGHRQENPGRLNMATNMISSTIVPEVLRNDNYATWSACIKNYFLAQDLWDIFETTTKPSESEDCAVEFKAWMKKNAAALHAIQISCSVEILSQINPISSAKDVWDSLYKLMNQPPSKGVNPMAEKGNSSNISSSGIHGDRSTTTPDQKVEVGSSSNNPDIALDLIKKYPDLALTPDRSGRYSPIFALASMPTSFPSGKPLVFWKKWIYSCIHIQLENGTSYTNIEVQEDEECQSNEVKTNRSSDHGKRHKGNVNAAIFRAIKKGAFEFVQDVLRANPELLWIRDGNSRNIFSYAVLCRQAEIFSLIYGIDMKNRMALEQDSSLNNILHMAGMPPVSNMLDDIYKLAQLFKSKENYNGQLTRNVVRKTNIGQAKNQTLGNKARIQPNEESH; encoded by the exons ATGAATGCTCAACGCGGGGGGCATCGGCAGGAGAATCCGGGGAG ATTGAACATGGCGACAAATATGATCTCAAGCACAATTGTTCCTGAGGTTCTTAGAAATGACAATTATGCGACTTGGAGTGCTTGtattaaaaactatttcttgGCTCAAGATCTTTGGGATATTTTTGAAACTACCACAAAACCTTCAGAATCAGAAGATTGTGCAGTGGAATTCAAAGCTTGGATGAAGAAGAATGCTGCAGCTTTGCATGCGATTCAAATTTCATGTTCGGTGGAAATACTATCTCAGATCAATCCTATCAGTTCTGCCAAAGATGTTTGGGATAGtttgtataaattaatgaaCCAACCACCATCGAAAGGAGTTAACCCAATGGCTGAGAAGGGAAACTCATCGAATATCTCATCTAGTGGTATTCATGGGGATAGATCAACGACTACACCTGATCAAAAGGTTGAAGTAGGAAGCTCCTCAAACAATCCAg ATATTGCTTTggacttaataaaaaaatatccagaTTTGGCGCTTACTCCAGACAGATCAGGCCGCTACAGCCCTATATTCGCGTTGGCTTCTATGCCAACTTCATTCCCGAGTGGAAAGCCGCTCgtgttttggaaaaaatggaTCTACTCTT GTATACACATTCAACTGGAAAATGGTACAAGTTATACCAATATTGAAGTTCAAGAGGACGAGGAATGCCAAAGCAATGAAGTAAAAACTAACAGATCATCAG ACCATGGAAAAAGGCATAAAGGTAATGTTAATGCAGCTATTTTCCGTGCAATCAAGAAGGGGGCTTTTGAGTTTGTTCAAGATGTATTGAGAGCGAATCCAGAGCTTCTATGGATCCGTGATGGCAATTCAAGAAATATATTCTCATATGCTGTCCTATGCCGCCAAGCAGAAATCTTTAGCCTTATATATGGAATAGATATGAAAAACAGAATGGCACTTGAACAGGATTCCTCCTTGAACAATATATTACATATGGCAGGGATGCCACCAGTTTCCAATATGCTTGATGACATATACAAGCTGGCGCAGCTTTTCAAATCCAAAGAGAACTACAATG GACAACTGACACGAAATGTGGTGAGGAAGACAAATATAGGACAAGCAAAAAACCAAACTTTAGGTAATAAGGCACGAATTCAACCAAATGAGGAATCTCATTGA